Proteins from one Phytoactinopolyspora mesophila genomic window:
- a CDS encoding PASTA domain-containing protein has product MDLSVSDAPVGRLLDRRYRVESLLARGGMATVYRGTDTRLDRVVALKVMHAELAADDEFVSRFISEARSVARLSDPHIVSVFDQGEDEGAVFLAMEFVKGRTLRDVLREYRRLDADLCLEIYEAVLSALRAAHDADIVHRDVKPENVLISDDGRVKVTDFGLARATRSQGNTTARGLLLGTVNYISPEQALGERATPRSDVYAAGVMLFELLTGRPPHSGPTDFVIVRAHIDEDVPPPSEVVSDVPPAVDDLVRTATARRPELRYADAGSFLAAVRLARAAIASGEAPGARHASQTPPALMSDPQGVQVPPPPPAAGHAAGDTADDDPAAGAIELADSFYHGYDAAAPGAAEPAAAGDETNASNPLDVATAFYHEAPALPPPPPPPNPNRTRVISTQPDTSHAGQSAENSGTDVSTGHAGAGRAGRRTQAQQRRRWRGPVMFILVLVLAAAVTVGAWWFGAGRWTSTPSLLNLEPDAAMTVAEEAGLSATADGEGFSERVEAGLVLQTEPGPGEQILRGGTIRLIISQGPERYEVPDVQGMTREQAETALTDRNLIPDFTERHHGEVEEGRVISQDIDAGDEVRPETEVSVAISLGPEPIDITDFTGQPAEDAREALADAGFNVDVDEEHSESVAPGVVISQDPPSGTGFENDTISLVVSKGPEVVEVEVPSVVGERVREAAKILEDAGFEYQVEPDFGDGGRLRRQRVLSQSPEPGSRVPEGSTVTLYIIQF; this is encoded by the coding sequence GTGGACCTCTCAGTCTCCGACGCACCCGTAGGGCGTCTTCTCGACCGACGCTACCGCGTCGAGTCGTTGCTTGCCCGCGGCGGAATGGCGACGGTATATCGCGGCACGGACACCCGGCTGGACCGTGTAGTGGCGCTGAAGGTCATGCACGCGGAGCTGGCCGCCGACGACGAGTTCGTCAGCCGGTTCATCAGCGAGGCCAGGTCGGTCGCCCGATTATCCGACCCGCACATCGTCAGTGTGTTCGATCAGGGCGAGGACGAGGGCGCCGTCTTCCTGGCGATGGAGTTCGTCAAGGGCCGCACGCTCCGGGACGTCCTGCGCGAGTATCGCCGGCTCGATGCCGATCTCTGCCTGGAGATCTACGAAGCCGTGCTTTCCGCGCTTCGCGCTGCTCATGACGCCGACATCGTCCACCGCGACGTCAAGCCGGAGAACGTGCTCATCAGCGATGACGGCCGGGTGAAGGTCACCGACTTCGGCTTGGCCCGGGCCACCCGCAGCCAGGGCAACACGACGGCCCGCGGCCTGCTGCTCGGCACCGTGAACTACATCTCGCCTGAGCAAGCCCTCGGAGAACGGGCCACCCCGCGCTCCGACGTGTACGCGGCCGGCGTCATGCTTTTCGAGCTGCTGACCGGCCGGCCCCCGCACTCGGGCCCGACCGACTTCGTGATCGTTCGCGCACACATCGACGAGGACGTGCCGCCGCCGTCGGAGGTGGTCAGCGACGTTCCGCCAGCTGTCGACGATCTCGTCCGGACGGCCACGGCGCGACGGCCAGAGCTTCGCTACGCCGACGCGGGCAGTTTCCTCGCCGCGGTGCGCCTGGCCCGGGCCGCCATCGCCAGTGGTGAGGCCCCGGGTGCGCGTCATGCGTCGCAGACACCGCCGGCGTTGATGTCGGATCCGCAGGGCGTCCAGGTCCCGCCACCACCTCCGGCCGCGGGCCACGCTGCGGGCGATACGGCCGACGACGACCCCGCGGCCGGCGCCATCGAACTCGCCGACTCGTTCTACCACGGGTACGACGCAGCGGCACCTGGCGCGGCGGAACCGGCTGCCGCCGGCGACGAGACAAACGCCAGCAACCCCCTAGACGTCGCGACAGCCTTCTACCACGAGGCCCCGGCCCTGCCACCCCCTCCGCCGCCCCCCAATCCGAATCGGACCAGGGTCATCAGCACCCAGCCGGACACGAGCCATGCGGGCCAGTCGGCCGAGAACTCCGGCACGGACGTGTCGACCGGACACGCGGGCGCTGGAAGAGCCGGCCGGCGCACCCAGGCTCAGCAGCGCCGTCGCTGGCGCGGGCCGGTCATGTTCATCCTCGTACTCGTCCTCGCCGCGGCCGTGACGGTCGGTGCGTGGTGGTTCGGCGCCGGCCGCTGGACGTCGACGCCATCCCTGCTCAACCTCGAGCCGGATGCGGCCATGACGGTTGCCGAAGAAGCCGGTCTGAGTGCCACGGCCGACGGCGAAGGGTTCTCCGAGCGCGTTGAGGCCGGACTCGTGCTGCAGACCGAGCCGGGCCCGGGCGAGCAGATTCTCCGCGGTGGCACGATCAGGTTGATTATCTCGCAAGGGCCGGAACGCTACGAGGTGCCGGACGTGCAGGGCATGACCAGGGAGCAGGCGGAAACGGCGCTGACCGACCGCAACCTCATCCCGGACTTCACCGAGCGCCACCACGGCGAGGTCGAGGAAGGCCGGGTGATCTCGCAGGACATCGATGCCGGCGACGAGGTCCGGCCGGAAACCGAGGTCAGCGTCGCCATCAGCCTCGGCCCGGAACCGATCGACATCACCGATTTCACCGGCCAGCCGGCTGAAGATGCGCGCGAGGCGCTCGCGGATGCCGGGTTCAACGTGGACGTGGACGAAGAGCACTCCGAGAGCGTCGCGCCGGGCGTGGTGATTTCCCAGGACCCGCCCAGCGGCACCGGTTTCGAGAACGACACGATCTCGCTTGTGGTCTCCAAGGGCCCGGAAGTAGTCGAAGTCGAGGTGCCGAGCGTCGTCGGCGAACGGGTGCGCGAGGCGGCGAAGATCCTTGAGGACGCCGGTTTCGAGTACCAGGTGGAGCCAGACTTCGGAGACGGCGGGCGCCTACGGCGCCAGCGCGTCCTGTCGCAGAGCCCTGAGCCCGGGTCCAGGGTTCCCGAGGGGTCCACCGTCACGCTCTACATCATCCAGTTCTGA
- a CDS encoding SseB family protein yields MISETGKTVPPSSFPGDDGSADPSLAAALSAYESGEGGPADVLAALAGGRVLVPVVASADEMGDDVAVPTGAVRGEKSSSMATVSMIGRDGRRGLLVFTSLESLHRWNPDARPVPVPTRAAAEAALADGADALVIDVAGPVLFSVDATGLRALASGWRSVAAWGGD; encoded by the coding sequence GTGATTTCGGAAACCGGCAAGACAGTGCCGCCCTCGTCGTTCCCCGGCGACGACGGCTCGGCTGACCCGAGCCTGGCCGCGGCATTATCGGCATATGAAAGCGGAGAAGGCGGACCAGCCGACGTGCTGGCCGCCCTGGCAGGTGGGCGTGTGCTGGTTCCGGTGGTGGCTTCGGCCGACGAGATGGGCGACGACGTCGCCGTCCCCACCGGTGCGGTGCGCGGTGAGAAGTCATCCAGCATGGCAACGGTCAGCATGATCGGCCGCGACGGCCGGCGCGGTTTGCTGGTCTTCACGTCGCTGGAGAGTCTGCACCGGTGGAATCCAGACGCGCGTCCGGTGCCGGTACCTACCCGGGCGGCGGCTGAGGCGGCGCTGGCAGACGGCGCCGACGCGCTCGTCATCGACGTGGCCGGGCCCGTCCTGTTCTCGGTGGACGCGACCGGCTTGCGGGCGCTGGCTTCGGGCTGGCGCTCCGTCGCAGCATGGGGCGGTGATTGA
- a CDS encoding DUF1844 domain-containing protein, giving the protein MAEVPAVEVVSTAAVHLLSASAVHLGLADDLPEHRDLDEARTLIDALAGLLTAAAPHLGHHHAAPLRDGLKSLQLAFREASLIPDAAGEGPGEKFTGPVYG; this is encoded by the coding sequence ATCGCCGAGGTTCCGGCCGTCGAGGTCGTTTCGACCGCCGCGGTGCACTTGCTGAGCGCTTCGGCCGTTCACCTCGGCCTCGCCGATGACCTGCCCGAACACCGCGATCTGGACGAGGCGCGCACGCTGATCGATGCGCTCGCCGGCCTGCTCACCGCTGCCGCCCCGCACCTGGGACATCACCATGCCGCGCCGTTGCGAGACGGCCTCAAGAGTCTGCAGCTCGCCTTCCGCGAGGCGTCGCTGATCCCGGACGCCGCCGGCGAAGGCCCCGGCGAGAAGTTCACCGGACCTGTCTACGGCTGA
- the infC gene encoding translation initiation factor IF-3 — translation MVVAALRQPSGTQAPQEDGISVEPRINDRIRVPEVRLVGPNGEQVGIVRIEDALRLAAEAELDLVEVAPSARPPVAKLMDYGKYKYESAMKAREARRNQSHVLIKEQKLRPKIDTHDYETKKRNVERFLAEGDKVKVTIMFRGREQSRPELGFRLLQRLASDVEELGFVESSPKQDGRNMVMVLGPHKKKADAKAEREAVKAERQAQRQADEEAERAERAAGRAAAEKERSDRPAREQPTAENEE, via the coding sequence TTGGTCGTCGCCGCGCTACGTCAACCCAGTGGAACTCAGGCACCTCAGGAGGACGGCATCAGCGTCGAGCCCCGTATCAATGACCGGATCCGGGTACCGGAAGTCCGGCTCGTCGGCCCCAATGGAGAGCAGGTCGGCATCGTACGTATCGAAGACGCTTTGCGTCTCGCTGCGGAGGCTGAACTCGACCTGGTTGAGGTCGCGCCGAGCGCCCGGCCGCCAGTGGCCAAGCTCATGGACTACGGCAAGTACAAGTACGAGTCCGCGATGAAAGCGCGCGAGGCTCGTAGAAACCAGTCGCATGTCCTGATCAAGGAGCAGAAGCTCCGGCCGAAGATCGACACACATGACTACGAGACCAAGAAGCGCAACGTCGAGCGCTTTCTTGCCGAAGGCGACAAGGTCAAGGTCACGATCATGTTCCGTGGCCGGGAGCAGTCCCGTCCTGAGCTCGGCTTCCGGTTGCTGCAGCGGCTGGCATCCGACGTCGAGGAGCTCGGCTTCGTCGAGTCTTCGCCGAAGCAAGACGGCCGGAACATGGTGATGGTCCTGGGGCCGCACAAGAAGAAGGCGGACGCCAAAGCCGAACGCGAAGCGGTCAAGGCTGAGCGGCAGGCCCAGCGCCAGGCCGACGAAGAGGCTGAGAGAGCTGAACGTGCCGCGGGCCGGGCAGCGGCGGAGAAAGAACGTTCCGACCGACCGGCTCGTGAACAGCCCACCGCCGAGAACGAAGAGTAG
- the rpmI gene encoding 50S ribosomal protein L35 has translation MPKNKTHSGARKRFRVTGTGKIRRQRANRRHYLEHKSTSLTRRLDGTTEVAKADEKRVKKLLGK, from the coding sequence ATGCCGAAGAACAAGACACACAGCGGTGCGCGCAAGCGGTTCCGTGTCACTGGCACCGGGAAGATCCGGCGTCAGCGCGCCAACCGGCGGCACTACCTCGAGCACAAGAGCACCTCCCTTACTCGTCGGCTCGACGGCACCACCGAGGTCGCCAAGGCCGACGAGAAGCGGGTCAAGAAGCTGCTCGGTAAGTGA